A genomic segment from Callithrix jacchus isolate 240 chromosome 8, calJac240_pri, whole genome shotgun sequence encodes:
- the RNASE13 gene encoding LOW QUALITY PROTEIN: putative inactive ribonuclease-like protein 13 (The sequence of the model RefSeq protein was modified relative to this genomic sequence to represent the inferred CDS: substituted 2 bases at 2 genomic stop codons) — MGQTATLGPLLPPATLTLPAGGMAPAVTQLLFLQLVLGQAVLACLTLVTDIKMQFGIRNFRILNVNYPKVIHPDGFQVYCNGLMAYVRDKMQTSHCPKIHYVMHAPWKVIQKVCKQSESFCENYNEYCTLTKDAFPITVCSLSHXQPPISCYYNSTETNQRAHLLCSRKYEAEPIDIISLYXGI; from the coding sequence ATGGGGCAGACAGCCACTCTAGGCCCACTGCTGCCTCCAGCCACCTTAACTCTACCAGCAGGAGGAATGGCACCAGCTGTGACCCAGCTCCTTTTCCTCCAGCTTGTTCTTGGACAAGCTGTTCTAGCTTGTTTGACTCTGGTCACAGACATCAAGATGCAGTTTGGCATCAGGAACTTCCGTATCTTAAATGTCAACTATCCCAAGGTTATCCACCCAGATGGTTTCCAGGTCTATTGTAATGGTCTGATGGCCTATGTGCGGGACAAGATGCAAACTTCACATTGCCCAAAGATCCATTATGTGATGCATGCCCCTTGGAAAGTCATCCAGAAGGTCTGCAAGCAAAGTGAGAGCTTCTGTGAGAACTACAATGAATACTGCACACTCACCAAGGATGCCTTCCCCATCACAGTCTGCTCCCTGAGCCACTGACAGCCACCCATCAGCTGCTACTACAATAGCACTGAAACCAACCAAAGGGCCCACCTACTCTGCTCCCGCAAGTATGAGGCTGAGCCAATAGATATCATTAGTCTCTATTAGGGCATTTAG
- the TPPP2 gene encoding tubulin polymerization-promoting protein family member 2: MESEAEKTFHRFAAFGESSSSGTEMNNKNFSKLCKDCGIMDGKAVTSTDVDIVFSKVKAKNARTITFQQFKEAMKELGQKHFKGKSPDEVLENIYGLMGGKDPATTGTTKATTVGAVDRLTDTSKYTGTHKERFDESGKGKGIAGREEMTDNTGYVSGYKGAGTYDKKTK; encoded by the exons ATGGAATCAGAGGCAGAGAAAACATTCCATCGGTTCGCTGCCTTCGGAGAATCATCAAGCAGTGGCACTGAAATGAACAACAAGAACTTCTCCAAGCTGTGCAAAGACTGTGGCATCATGGATGGCAAGGCGGTCACCTCCACGGATGTGGATATTGTGTTCAGCAAAGTCAA GGCCAAGAACGCCCGGACCATCACATTCCAACAGTTCAAAGAGGCAATGAAGGAACTGGGCCAGAAGCACTTCAAGGGGAAGAGCCCGGATGAAGTCCTGGAGAACATTTATGGACTCATGGGGGGCAAGGACCCAGCCACCACTGGCACTACT AAAGCAACAACAGTGGGTGCAGTGGACCGTTTGACGGACACCAGCAAGTACACCGGCACCCACAAGGAGCGCTTTGATGAGAGCGGCAAGGGCAAGGGCATTGCGGGACGGGAAGAGATGACTGACAACACAGGCTACGTGAGCGGCTACAAGGGTGCTGGCACCTATGATAAGAAGACCAAGTAG